DNA from Tepidisphaeraceae bacterium:
GATCAGTCGAGCCGCGGTGGAGGCGGCGCTGCCGTCGTTCGTGGGCAACGTCCTGCAACAGCCGCCGGCGTTTAGCGCGCTGAAGCTGGGTGGTCGATCCGCGTACAAACTGGCCCGCATCGGCGAGGTGGTGGAACTGCAGCCGCGGCACGTGCGGGTGTATTCGATCGATCTGCTGGACTACGCGTGGCCCTTCGCGACGGTCGACGTCCACTGTGGCCGGGGGACCTACGTACGGGCGTTGGCGCGCGACATCGGGCAGCATCTTGGCGTGGGTGGCTACCTTTCCGCCCTGCGCCGGACGGCGGTCGGTGCGTACAGGGTCGACCAATCGGTGCCGCTGGACGCCCTCACCAGCGGTGACGATGTGCTCCGCCAGATGACCGCGCCGCCGCGTCCGGAGGGTTCAATCCTTTTACCTGACCCGTCGGACTCCCTATAATCGGCCGCGCTCTCAACAAAGGATCTCATTCGTGTCGACGGCCACCGCTACTGACTACACCGTTCCGGAAATTGGCGGCAGGAATCACTTCCTGCTGCGTCGCCTTCACTCGCTGACCGGCCTCGTCTTCGGCGGGTACCTCGTCGTCCACCTGCTGATCAACGCCACCATCGCCCAGGGTGGGCAGGTCTACCAGAACCAGGTGAACAAGATCCACGAGCTGCCCGGCCTGCCGGTGATCGAGTGGACGTTCATCTACCTGCCGATCATCTACCACACGGTCTACGGCATCTGGATCGCCATCACCGGCATGCCCAACGCCGGGCGCTATCGCTACGGCAAGAACTGGGCGTACGTCGCCCAGCGCATCAGTGGCATCGTGATCGTGTTCTTCGCGTTATTTCACGTTTTGTCGCTGAAATACGGTCTTTTTGGAGACAATTTGAAGTTTGTGCCCGGCCGGGCACTGCCGACGGTCGTGCAGCACTTTGATGCCGGTTGGTGGGTCGTCTGGCTGGTCTACCCGATCGGCATTCTGGCCAGTTGCTTCCACCTGGCCAACGGCTTCTGGACGGCCGCCATCACCTGGGGCCTGACCGTCAGCGCCCAGGCGCAACGCCGTTGGGGCGTGGCGTGCGTGGGCATCTTCGCGATCACGCTGCTGGCCGGCATGGCGGCGCTGGTGTCCGGCGCACGCATGTCGATGGATGACGCAGAGGCAACCCTGCTGATAGTGGACCACTAGGCGCGGGGCATTCGGCGCAACGCGCCGCCTGCGGATTGCGGTTTAGCCGATTCGATTCTGGACGGGCAAACCGCGAGCGGCGAACGACGCCAGACGCAGTTGGAACGCAATCGTCCCGCACGTTTTGAAAGCACAGAAGGATCGGCCGATGTCCTACGATCAACTGATTCACGATTACGAAGTGGGCGGCGAAAAGCTGCGGAACGCGATCAAGGGCGCGACGCCCGAAGACCTGCTAGCCTATCCGCTGCCGGGCACGTGGTCGATCCACGAGATCGTCATCCACATGATGGACAGCGACCTGATCGGCACCGAACGCATGAAGCGCACGATCGCACAAGACAAGCCGCAGCTCATCGGCTACGACGAGTCGGCGTTCATCAAGCACCTGTACCCGGCCGAGCAATCGGTCGACGACGCGCTGGCCATCTTCGACCTGAACCGCAAGATGTTCACCCGCATCCTGCGCCGCCTGCCCGCCGAGGCGTTCGAGCGTACGGCCAACCACAACGAGCGCGGCGTGGTGACGCTGGGCGAACAACTGAAGAGCTACGTGAACCACCTGGACCACCACATCAAGTTCATCATCGACAAGCGCGAGATGCTGGGCAATATCATGTGGTAGAAACGAGGCACCCGGTCATGCGAATCGACATACCAGTCCTCCACGGTCATCAGGCCGACCACATCGTCTTCCGCGACCGGACCTGGGACTTCTACGAGTCGGTCCTGCGCGATTACGACGAGGCGCCGACGCGCGTCAACTTCGATGGGAGCACGCTGGAGATCATGACGCTATCCATCGAGCACGAGGCGTTCAAGGAGTTCATCGGCCGCATGATCGGCGAGATCGCGATGGAGTTTCAGGTCGCGATGCGTAGCCGCGGCTCCACGACGCTCCAGTTGCGGTCCATTGAGAAGGGCTTGGAGGCGGACCAATGCTTTTGGATCCAGCATCAGGCCGCCGTACGCGACGTCCGCAGGCTGGACCTGACGATTCATCCGCCGCCCGACCTCGTCGTCGAGGTGGACATCACGCATGCCGTCGTTGATCGCGAGTCGATCTACGCGTCGCTGGGCGTGCCGGAGATGTGGCATTTCGACAACCGCACGACGCTCAGCGCGTGGAAGCTGGTCGACGGCGTATGGGACCGGGTGGAACACAGCGTCGCGCTACCGATGATCCGCGTCGCGGAGCTAAACGTGTTTCTCGAACGCATTCCGTTAGAGGATGACACTACCGTACTGACCGACTTCCGCGCCTGGCTGCGCACGCTGCCTCGCTAATTCCGACGAAGGATATAATTTCACCATGGCACTCCCCACAAAAAAACGCGTCATCGTCGTCGGCGGCGGCCTCGCCGGTCTGGCCTGCACGATCAAGCTGGCGGAACTCGGCGTGGCGGTCGATCTGTTCTCGATGGTGCCGGTGAAGCGCTCGCACAGCGTCTGCGCGCAGGGCGGCATCAACGCATGCAACGACATCGCGCGTCAGCAAGGGTACAGCGAGTGGATTCACTTCGACGAGACCGCCCTTGGCGGCGACTTCCTCGCCGACCAGCCGCCGGTCATGGAGATGACCAGCTGGGCGCCGAAGATCATCGATCTGCTCGACCGCATGGGCGTTCCGTTCAACCGCACGCCCGAGGGCCAGCGCGACCTGCGCCTGTTCGGCGGGTCGCTGTTCAAGCGCACGTTCTTCGCCGGCGCCACCACGGGCCAGCAGCTGCTGTACGCCCTGGACGAGCAGACGCGCCGCTGGGAGAGCGAAAAGAAGGTCAACAAGTTCGAGTTCTGGGAGTTCCTCTGGCCGGTGCTGGAGAACGGCCAGTGCGTCGGCATCGTGGCTCAGGACATGCGCACGATGCAGATCAAGGCCTTCCGTGCCGATGCCGTCGTGATGGCCACCGGTGGCAACGGGCTGGTCTTCGGCAAGAGCACGATGTCGGTCATCTGTACCGGCGGCGCGGTGGCGCGCTGCTACCAGGCCGGCGCCAAACTCGGCAACCCTGAGATGATCCAGGTCCACCCCACCGCCATCCCGGGTGAGGACAAATGCCGCCTGATCAGCGAATCGGCCCGCGGCGAAGGTGGGCGTGTCTGGGTGCCGCGCAAGGCGCAGGACACCCGCCCGCCGAACAGCATTCCCGAAGCCGAACGTTATTACTTCCTGGAAGAGCGATACCCCAAGTACGGCAACATCGTGCCGCGCGACATCGCGACCCGCGAGATCTTCGAGGTCTGCCAGCAGGGTCTGGGCGTGGGCGGCGGCAACATGGTCTACCTCGATCTGCGCGACAAGGTGCGCGAGATCGGCCGCGAGAAGGTGCTCGGCAAGTTGGAAGGCATCCTGGAGATCTACGAGAAGTTCGTCGGCACCGATCCGCTCGACGAGCCGATGAAGATCTTCCCGGCCGTCCACTACAGCATGGGCGGCATGTGGGCGGGCTTCAAGAAGGACGAGAAGACCGGCGGCCTGAAGGCGGGCGACCCGGCCAACATGATGACCAACATCCCCGGCCTTTACACGATGGGCGAGGCATCGTTCGCCTACCACGGGGCCAACCGCCTTGGCGCCAACAGCCTACTGAGTTGCATCTTCGACGGCCTGTTTGGTGGGGGCTGCATCAAGAATTACATTACCGATGCCGCCAAGGTCGCCGCCGCCGACGTGCCGCAAAGCACCTACGACGCCGTCGTGCAGCAGGAGAACGACCGGCAAACGAAGCTGATCAACAGCACCGGCGATGAGAACCCCTACCTGCTCTGGCAGGAGATGGGCAAGTGGATGACCGACTACTGCACGGTCGTCCGCCACAACGACAAGCTGCAGGCCACGCTCGATCGCTGCCAGGAATGGAAGGCCCGCTACGAGCGCGTGAAGCTGTCCGACACCGGCATGTGGACGAACCAGAACCTGTCGTTCGCCCGCGCCACGCGCGACATGATCTTGCAGGCCGAGGCGGTGCTGAAGGGCG
Protein-coding regions in this window:
- a CDS encoding Uma2 family endonuclease, whose amino-acid sequence is MRIDIPVLHGHQADHIVFRDRTWDFYESVLRDYDEAPTRVNFDGSTLEIMTLSIEHEAFKEFIGRMIGEIAMEFQVAMRSRGSTTLQLRSIEKGLEADQCFWIQHQAAVRDVRRLDLTIHPPPDLVVEVDITHAVVDRESIYASLGVPEMWHFDNRTTLSAWKLVDGVWDRVEHSVALPMIRVAELNVFLERIPLEDDTTVLTDFRAWLRTLPR
- a CDS encoding DinB family protein, with the translated sequence MSYDQLIHDYEVGGEKLRNAIKGATPEDLLAYPLPGTWSIHEIVIHMMDSDLIGTERMKRTIAQDKPQLIGYDESAFIKHLYPAEQSVDDALAIFDLNRKMFTRILRRLPAEAFERTANHNERGVVTLGEQLKSYVNHLDHHIKFIIDKREMLGNIMW
- the truB gene encoding tRNA pseudouridine(55) synthase TruB; translation: MDATVNGILNVDKPQRLSSAAAVGRVKWLLGKKYKVGHAGTLDPFATGVLLILVGRGTKQCEALMGQPKRYVATIKLGATTPTLDPTSEEIAQPVNEPISRAAVEAALPSFVGNVLQQPPAFSALKLGGRSAYKLARIGEVVELQPRHVRVYSIDLLDYAWPFATVDVHCGRGTYVRALARDIGQHLGVGGYLSALRRTAVGAYRVDQSVPLDALTSGDDVLRQMTAPPRPEGSILLPDPSDSL
- the sdhA gene encoding succinate dehydrogenase flavoprotein subunit, which encodes MALPTKKRVIVVGGGLAGLACTIKLAELGVAVDLFSMVPVKRSHSVCAQGGINACNDIARQQGYSEWIHFDETALGGDFLADQPPVMEMTSWAPKIIDLLDRMGVPFNRTPEGQRDLRLFGGSLFKRTFFAGATTGQQLLYALDEQTRRWESEKKVNKFEFWEFLWPVLENGQCVGIVAQDMRTMQIKAFRADAVVMATGGNGLVFGKSTMSVICTGGAVARCYQAGAKLGNPEMIQVHPTAIPGEDKCRLISESARGEGGRVWVPRKAQDTRPPNSIPEAERYYFLEERYPKYGNIVPRDIATREIFEVCQQGLGVGGGNMVYLDLRDKVREIGREKVLGKLEGILEIYEKFVGTDPLDEPMKIFPAVHYSMGGMWAGFKKDEKTGGLKAGDPANMMTNIPGLYTMGEASFAYHGANRLGANSLLSCIFDGLFGGGCIKNYITDAAKVAAADVPQSTYDAVVQQENDRQTKLINSTGDENPYLLWQEMGKWMTDYCTVVRHNDKLQATLDRCQEWKARYERVKLSDTGMWTNQNLSFARATRDMILQAEAVLKGALLRNESRGAHFKPAFPDRLDGEFLKATIATFDPATGSAQISYEPVDTSLVTPRARTYGKTADKKPETKQTATAVASVV